Part of the Streptomyces sp. RFCAC02 genome is shown below.
GGCGTGCCCGTGAGCGACGTTCTTCTTCTCCTTGCGGCGCACCTTCTTGGCGCCGGCCGTACGGCCCTTAGGAGGCATCTGGTCCTAACTCCTGCTGAGGTGATCGGTCCTGCTACCGGACCTGATGGAAAGGTTCCGGTGCGGACTACTTCTTGCCCGGCTTCTTCTTACCGGCGATCGCGCGGCGCGGACCCTTGCGGGTGCGCGCGTTCGTCTTGGTGCGCTGGCCGTGCACGGGCAGCCCACGCCGGTGGCGCAGGCCCTCGTAGCAGCCGATCTCGACCTTGCGGCGGATGTCGGCCTGGATCTCCCGGCGGAGGTCACCCTCGGTCTTGAGGTTGGCGTCCACGTAGTCACGGATCTTGACGAGGTCGTCCTCGACGAGGTCACGGACGCGCGTGTCCGGGTTCACCCCGGTCGCGGCCAGGGTCTCCTTGGCACGGGTGCGCCCGATGCCGAAGACGTAGGTGAGGGCGACCTCGACGCGCTTGTCGCGCGGAAGGTCAACGCCTGCGAGGCGTGCCATTGATCTGGCTCCTGTAGCGGTAGTGGAGGTCTGCCGCAGCGCCGTTCCCTGGGGCTCCCGAGGGAGCGCTCCGGGTCCCCGGCCTCCGACCGGGGGTGTCGTCCCCGCGCGCGGCGCGCGAGGGGTCGGGCGACTGCGTATCTGTGTGTGGCGTGTGGAAGCGGCTGCGTGAGTGCAGGCCCGCCGCGATCAGCCCTGGCGCTGCTTGTGGCGCAGGTTCTCGCAGATGACCATGACCCGGCCGTGGCGGCGGATCACCTTGCACTTGTCGCAGATCTTCTTGACGCTCGGCCTGACCTTCATGGTTCTGAGGTTCTCCGGGTCGAGAGATCCACTGATCTCGATCTACTTGTAGCGGTAGACGATCCGCCCGCGCGTCAGGTCGTAGGGAGAGAGCTCCACCACGACCCGGTCGTCGGGAAGAATACGGATGTAGTTCATCCGCATCTTGCCGCTGATGTGCGCGAGGACCTGGTGCCCGTTCTGAAGCTCCACCCTGAACATCGCGTTCGGGAGAGATTCGACGACCGTGCCCTCGATCTCGATGGCCCTTGTTTTTTGGCCATACTTGAGCGCTTCACCTTCCGGGATCGGCTACCTGGACAGCCCTGAACGCATGGGTGCACCAGGACCGAAGGGTCAGTTTACGCCTGCCCACCCGAAAAGACGAATCAGTGATCCATTCCCCCGAAGAGAGATCACGAAACGGACTACGCGAGCGGGTCGGGCGCCGCCGTGACGCCGAGGGCGGCCAGCCGCGCGCGGCCGCCGTCCGGGGCGGTCAGCACGATCGGCCCCTCCTCCGTCAGGGCGACGGAGTGCTCCCAGTGCGAGGACCAGGTGCCGTCGTTCGACTTCACGGTCCACTCGTCGGCCAGGACGTGCGTCTTCGGGGTGCCGAGCGTCAGCATCGGCTCGATCGCGAGGCACATCCCCGGCACGAGGCGCGGCCCGCGGCCCCGCCGGCGGTCCACGTAGTTCAGCAGGTGGGGGTCCATGTGCATCTCGCTGCCGATGCCGTGCCCGCCGTACTGCTCGACGATGCCGTACTTCCCGCCCGGGGGCAGCGGCTGGCGCCGGACGTACGTCTCGACGGCGCGGGAGATGTCCACGAGGCGGTTGCCCTTGCGCATGGCCGCGATACCGGCCCACAGGGAGTCCTCGGTGACGCGGCTCAGCTCCAGCAGCTCGGCGCCGTGGCCGTCGCCGACGAACACGGTGATCGCCGCGTCGGCGTGCCAGCCGTTCACGATGGCGCCGGCGTCGATGGAGATCATGTCGCCGGACTTCAGGACCGTCGCGCGGTCCGGGATGCCGTGGACGACGACGTCGTTCACGGAGGTGCAGATCGTCGCGGGGAAGCCGCCGTAGCCGAGGAAGTTCGGCTTGGCACCGTGGTCGGCCAGGACCTGGGCGGCGACGTCGTCCAGGTCCTTGGTGCTGGCACCCGGGACCGCCGCCTCCGCCGTCCGGCGGTGTATCTCGGCGACCACCAGACCTGCGGCACGCATGTGCGCGATCTGCTCGGGTGTCTTCAGCTCCAGCATGCGCTTCCCTCTCCCCGCGCCGCCGGATCAGGCGGCGCGTTCCGACAGGGCCTCCACGGCCCGCCGGGTCACCTCGGGCACGGGGGCGAGCGCCGGAATGGTGGCGACGAGCCCCTGCTCGCGGTAGTAGTCGATGATCGGCTCGGTCTCCTGGTGGTAGACCGCGAGCCGGCGGCGGACGGTGTCCTCCCGGTCGTCCTCCCGCTGGTACAGCTCGCCGCCGCACACGTCGCACACGCCCTCCTGCTTCGGGCGCTTGTACTCGACGTGGAAGGTGTGGCTGCTGTCGTTGCGGCAGGTGCGGCGGCCCGCGATGCGCTTGACCACCTCGTCCTCGGGGACCTCCAGGTCCAGGACCGCGTCGAGACGCTGCCCGGCCTCCCCCAGCACGTCGTCCAGCGCCTTGGCCTGGACGATGTTGCGGGGGAAGCCGTCGAGCAGGAAACCGTCCTCGGCGTCCGGCTGCGCCATGCGGTCCGCGGCCATCGCGAGGGTGATCTCGTCGGGGACGAGGCCGCCCTCGTTCAGGATGGACTTGACGCGGCGGCCGAGCTCCGTGCCCTGGCGGATGTTCGCGCGGAACAGATCACCGGTGGAGATGTGCGGGATCGACAGGCGCTCGGCGAGCAGGGCGGCCTGTGTGCCCTTGCCCGCACCCGGCGGACCGACGAGGACGATGCGCATCAGCGGAGGAACCCTTCGTAATTACGCTGGTGGAGCTGGCTCTCGATCTGCCGCACCGTTTCCAGGCCCACACCCACGATGATCAGGATCGAGGTGCCACCGAAGGGGAAGTCCTGCTGCGCGTCGAACATGACCAGCGCCACCATGGGCACCAGGGCGATGAGCCCCAGGTAGAGCGACCCGGGCCAGGTGATGCGGTTCAGCACGTAGCTCAGGTATTCGACCGTGGGGCGGCCCGCCCGGATACCCGGGATGAACCCACCATACTTCTTCATGTTTTCCGCCACGTCCTCAGGGTTGAACGTGATGGCCACGTAGAAGAACGCGAAGAACACGATGAGCAGGAAGTACACCGCGATGTAGAGGGGGTGATCACCCTTCGTGAAGTACCGCTGCACCCAGTCGGTCCAACCACCGGAATCCGTGCCGGCGAACTGGACGATGAGCTGGGGGATGTAGAGCAGGGACGAGGAGAAGATGACCGGGATCACACCGGCCTGGTTCACCTTGAGGGGGATGTAGGTCGAGGTGCCGCCGTACGAGCGACGGCCGATCATCCGCTTGGCGTACTGGACGGGGATGCGGCGCTGGGCCAGCTCCACGAACACGACA
Proteins encoded:
- the rpsM gene encoding 30S ribosomal protein S13, giving the protein MARLAGVDLPRDKRVEVALTYVFGIGRTRAKETLAATGVNPDTRVRDLVEDDLVKIRDYVDANLKTEGDLRREIQADIRRKVEIGCYEGLRHRRGLPVHGQRTKTNARTRKGPRRAIAGKKKPGKK
- the infA gene encoding translation initiation factor IF-1, with product MEIEGTVVESLPNAMFRVELQNGHQVLAHISGKMRMNYIRILPDDRVVVELSPYDLTRGRIVYRYK
- the rpmJ gene encoding 50S ribosomal protein L36 translates to MKVRPSVKKICDKCKVIRRHGRVMVICENLRHKQRQG
- a CDS encoding adenylate kinase — protein: MRIVLVGPPGAGKGTQAALLAERLSIPHISTGDLFRANIRQGTELGRRVKSILNEGGLVPDEITLAMAADRMAQPDAEDGFLLDGFPRNIVQAKALDDVLGEAGQRLDAVLDLEVPEDEVVKRIAGRRTCRNDSSHTFHVEYKRPKQEGVCDVCGGELYQREDDREDTVRRRLAVYHQETEPIIDYYREQGLVATIPALAPVPEVTRRAVEALSERAA
- the map gene encoding type I methionyl aminopeptidase, whose translation is MLELKTPEQIAHMRAAGLVVAEIHRRTAEAAVPGASTKDLDDVAAQVLADHGAKPNFLGYGGFPATICTSVNDVVVHGIPDRATVLKSGDMISIDAGAIVNGWHADAAITVFVGDGHGAELLELSRVTEDSLWAGIAAMRKGNRLVDISRAVETYVRRQPLPPGGKYGIVEQYGGHGIGSEMHMDPHLLNYVDRRRGRGPRLVPGMCLAIEPMLTLGTPKTHVLADEWTVKSNDGTWSSHWEHSVALTEEGPIVLTAPDGGRARLAALGVTAAPDPLA